One window from the genome of Amycolatopsis sp. NBC_01480 encodes:
- the miaA gene encoding tRNA (adenosine(37)-N6)-dimethylallyltransferase MiaA, whose amino-acid sequence MISPAQPLRPVAVVGPTATGKTALAVELALALGGEVINADALQLYRGMDIGTAKATGAERRGVPHHLLDVLDVTETASVAAYQRDARQRIEDVLAAGRVPVLAGGSGLYVQAVLDDLRFPGTDPAVRARLDAEAAELGTASLHTRLGERDPAAAAAILPTNTRRIVRALEVIEITGEPFSANLPKPGPARYGTVLIGVDREAAELDERVDLRVARMFEAGLVDEVRALIGRGLREGKTASRALGYQQVLAELDGEGDFEAAAASTAQATRRFVRRQRSWFRRDKRIQWFDGASGELAARVLDVLGR is encoded by the coding sequence GTGATCAGCCCTGCTCAGCCGCTCCGTCCGGTGGCCGTCGTCGGCCCCACCGCCACCGGGAAGACGGCGCTGGCCGTCGAGCTGGCCCTGGCGCTGGGCGGCGAGGTGATCAACGCCGACGCGCTCCAGCTGTACCGCGGCATGGACATCGGCACCGCGAAGGCCACCGGCGCGGAGCGGCGCGGGGTGCCGCACCACCTGCTCGACGTCCTCGACGTCACCGAAACCGCGTCCGTCGCCGCCTACCAGCGTGACGCCCGGCAGCGGATCGAGGACGTGCTGGCCGCGGGCCGCGTCCCGGTGCTGGCCGGCGGCTCGGGCCTGTACGTCCAGGCCGTGCTCGACGACCTGCGGTTCCCCGGCACGGACCCGGCCGTGCGGGCGCGGCTCGACGCGGAGGCCGCGGAACTCGGCACCGCCTCGCTTCACACCCGGCTGGGGGAGCGCGACCCGGCCGCGGCCGCCGCGATCCTGCCGACCAACACCCGCCGGATCGTGCGCGCGCTGGAGGTCATCGAGATCACCGGCGAGCCGTTCTCGGCCAACCTGCCGAAGCCAGGGCCGGCGCGTTACGGGACCGTGCTGATCGGCGTCGACCGCGAGGCGGCCGAGCTGGACGAGCGCGTGGACCTGCGGGTGGCGCGGATGTTCGAGGCCGGGCTCGTCGACGAGGTGCGCGCTCTGATCGGGCGTGGTTTGCGTGAAGGGAAGACGGCTTCGCGGGCGCTCGGCTACCAGCAGGTGCTCGCGGAGCTGGACGGTGAAGGCGACTTCGAAGCGGCCGCTGCGTCGACCGCGCAGGCCACCCGCCGCTTCGTCCGGCGGCAGCGCTCCTGGTTCCGCCGGGACAAGCGGATCCAGTGGTTCGACGGCGCTTCCGGCGAGCTGGCCGCACGCGTACTCGACGTCCTCGGCCGGTAA
- the dapF gene encoding diaminopimelate epimerase, translating into MGGIEFLKGHGTQNDFVLLPDPSGRLDLTPARVAALCDRQRGLGADGVLRVVRSGEAGLESAGEWFMDYRNADGSIAEMCGNGVRVFARYLVEAGLAEAGEFIVGTRAGDRPVVVHPDRTVTVHMGPATITGTSVTVVAGRPFSGVAVDVGNPHLVSVLDDDVADLDLEHQPDFDHDYFPAGVNLEFVNLLGEGALRMRVHERGVGETRACGTGTVAAVAAALHLAGTDTGSSTVDIPGGRVTVTVARGASTLTGPAEIVARGELDEAWWAAAGA; encoded by the coding sequence ATGGGCGGCATCGAATTCCTTAAGGGCCACGGCACACAGAACGACTTCGTGCTGCTGCCCGACCCGTCCGGCCGGCTCGACCTCACCCCGGCCCGGGTGGCCGCGCTGTGCGACCGGCAGCGAGGGCTGGGCGCGGACGGCGTGCTGCGCGTCGTGCGGTCCGGAGAGGCGGGCCTGGAGTCCGCGGGCGAGTGGTTCATGGACTACCGCAACGCCGACGGCTCGATCGCGGAGATGTGCGGCAACGGCGTGCGCGTGTTCGCGCGGTACCTGGTCGAAGCGGGCCTGGCCGAGGCGGGCGAGTTCATCGTCGGCACCCGCGCGGGCGACCGCCCGGTGGTGGTCCACCCGGACCGCACCGTGACCGTCCACATGGGACCCGCGACGATTACCGGCACCTCGGTGACGGTGGTGGCGGGCCGCCCGTTCTCCGGCGTGGCCGTGGACGTGGGCAACCCGCACCTGGTCTCGGTCCTCGACGACGACGTGGCCGACCTGGACCTGGAGCACCAGCCCGACTTCGACCACGATTACTTCCCCGCCGGGGTGAACCTCGAGTTCGTCAACCTGCTGGGTGAAGGCGCGCTGCGGATGCGCGTCCACGAGCGCGGCGTGGGGGAGACGCGCGCCTGCGGCACCGGCACGGTCGCCGCCGTGGCCGCCGCCCTGCACCTCGCGGGCACCGACACGGGCTCCTCGACGGTCGACATCCCGGGCGGCCGCGTGACCGTCACCGTGGCCCGCGGCGCATCCACCCTGACCGGCCCCGCGGAAATCGTCGCCCGCGGCGAACTCGACGAAGCCTGGTGGGCCGCCGCCGGCGCGTGA
- a CDS encoding DUF349 domain-containing protein, with translation MAQENTSTGTPAPHPVPHAHGGGHTAPPVPPAEPAPSTWGRVDAEGTVFVFTADGERAVGVWQAGSPEEGLVHYARRFDDVRTEVELLETRLHSGAGDPKHALSTATQLRDGLGESAVVGDLVALGARLEYVIGEAEKALANVKQEREEARAAAVTRKQALAEEAEQIAAESTQWKAAGDRLRSILDEWKTVKGVDRKTDDELWKRFSKAREAFNRRRGSHFAELDKQRATAKQRKEELIAEAESIAESDDWGATAGRYKDLMTEWKAAGRAPKDSDEALWQRFRAAQDAFFARRSSVFSERDAEFAGNAARKEELLVEAEKIDVAANLEAAKNALRRIQEQWDELGKVPRERIRELDGRLKAVQDAVKSAEDSRWRRTDPEAQARAAQFRERVEQFESQAAKARAAGDERRAKKADEQAAQWREWLQAAEAAVADR, from the coding sequence ATGGCCCAGGAGAACACGTCTACCGGCACCCCGGCGCCGCACCCGGTGCCGCACGCGCACGGCGGCGGGCACACCGCACCGCCCGTGCCGCCCGCCGAGCCCGCCCCGTCCACCTGGGGCCGGGTCGACGCCGAGGGCACTGTCTTCGTCTTCACCGCCGACGGCGAGCGGGCGGTGGGGGTCTGGCAGGCCGGCAGCCCGGAAGAGGGACTGGTCCACTACGCCCGCCGCTTCGACGACGTGCGCACCGAGGTCGAGCTGCTGGAGACCCGGCTGCACTCCGGCGCCGGCGACCCGAAGCACGCGCTGTCCACCGCCACGCAGCTGCGCGACGGGCTGGGCGAGTCGGCCGTGGTCGGCGACCTGGTCGCGCTGGGCGCCCGCCTCGAGTACGTGATCGGCGAGGCCGAGAAGGCGCTGGCCAACGTCAAGCAGGAGCGCGAAGAGGCCCGCGCGGCCGCCGTCACGCGCAAGCAGGCGCTGGCTGAGGAGGCCGAGCAGATCGCCGCCGAGTCGACGCAGTGGAAGGCCGCGGGCGACCGGCTGCGCTCGATCCTGGACGAGTGGAAGACGGTCAAGGGCGTCGACCGCAAGACCGACGACGAGCTGTGGAAGCGGTTCTCCAAGGCGCGCGAGGCGTTCAACCGCCGTCGCGGCTCGCACTTCGCCGAGCTGGACAAGCAGCGGGCGACCGCCAAGCAGCGCAAGGAAGAGCTGATCGCGGAGGCCGAGTCGATCGCCGAGTCCGACGACTGGGGCGCCACCGCGGGCCGCTACAAGGACCTGATGACCGAGTGGAAGGCCGCCGGCCGCGCGCCGAAGGACAGCGACGAGGCGCTCTGGCAGCGTTTCCGCGCGGCGCAGGACGCGTTCTTCGCCCGCCGCTCGTCGGTGTTCTCCGAGCGCGACGCCGAGTTCGCCGGCAACGCCGCCCGCAAGGAGGAGCTGCTGGTCGAGGCCGAGAAGATCGACGTGGCAGCCAACCTCGAGGCGGCGAAGAACGCGCTGCGCCGGATCCAGGAGCAGTGGGACGAGCTGGGCAAGGTGCCGCGCGAGCGCATCCGCGAGCTGGACGGCCGGCTGAAGGCGGTCCAGGACGCGGTGAAGTCCGCCGAGGACAGCCGCTGGCGCCGCACCGACCCGGAGGCCCAGGCGCGGGCCGCGCAGTTCCGCGAGCGCGTCGAGCAGTTCGAGTCCCAAGCCGCCAAGGCCCGGGCCGCGGGTGACGAGCGCCGGGCGAAGAAGGCCGACGAGCAGGCCGCGCAGTGGCGTGAATGGCTTCAGGCGGCGGAAGCCGCGGTCGCCGACCGCTGA